Sequence from the Fusobacterium periodonticum ATCC 33693 genome:
TATTGGAATTTAAATTTTTATTTGCTCATAAACAGACTTCTTTAAAGTTTCACTTTAAGTATTATCATATTGGAATTTAAATAGTAAATGGAGAACATTTAACACAAGATTTTAATGCTTTAAGTATTATCATATTGGAATTTAAATGTTCTAACCTTATCAACTTCAAAGCCTTTGAATATTGCTTTAAGTATTATCATATTGGAATTTAAATTTTGCATATTTTGGCAGTAAGGGAAGATTTTATAAAGACTTTAAGTATTATCATATTGGAATTTAAATGGGCAAGGAATATACCATTCAGCTTGGCTTGAATTGTCTTTAAGTATTATCATATTGGAATTTAAATCCATATCTTTTTTTAATTCTGATTGATCCTTTTGCACTTTAAGTATTATCATATTGGAATTTTAATGTTTGATCTGCTATACTTCTTACAATATCAATTACATTCTTTAAGTATTACTATATTAGAATTAATTACTAAAAATCAAAAGAGAACAAACAAAATAATTTTTATTAATTTATTTAGAAAAAATAAAAATTTTTCTTTTATTTTTTTGAAAAAAGTTGTATTATATATGCTGAATGATTTTTAATAAAATTATATTAGTTAGATATACTATAAAAATAAAAAAGGGGTAGATTAGGTATGAAAATTGTAGTAGTAGGTGCAAACCATGCAGGAACGGCTTGTATTAACACAATGTTAGACAACTATAAAGGAAATGAAGTTGTTGTATTTGATAGTAACTCAAATATTAGTTTCCTAGGATGTGGAATGGCTCTTTGGATAGGTGGACAAATAGCAGGTTCAGATGGATTATTTTATTCTTCAAAAGAAAAATTAGAAGCAAAAGGTGCTAAAATCCATATGGAAACAGGTGTTACAAATATTGATTTCGATAAAAAAATTGTGTACGCTACTGGAAAAGATGGTAAAAAGTATGAAGAAAGCTATGATAAACTAGTTTTATCTACAGGTTCTTTACCAATAGACTTACCAATCATTGGAAAAGAATTAGAAAATGTTCAATATGTAAAATTATTCCAAAATGCACAAGAAGTTATTGATAAATTAAATGTAAATAAGTCAATAGAAAAAGTTGCTGTTGTTGGAGCAGGATATATCGGAGTTGAACTTGCAGAAGCTTTCAAACGTTGGGGAAAAGAAGTATACTTAGTTGATGCAGCTGACAGTTGTCTATCTACTTACTATGATAAATTATTTAGAGAAAAAATGGATGCTCAATTAGAAGGGCATGGAATTAAACTTGAATATGGACAATTAGTAAAAGAAATTCAAGGAAATGGAAAAGTTGAAAAAATAATCACTAATAAAGGTGAATTCCCAGCTGATATGGTAGTTCTATGTGCTGGATTTAGACCTAACACAGACTTAGGAAAAGATAAATTAGAATTATTTAGAAATGGTGCTTATGTAGTTGATAGAACTCAAAAAACAAGTTTAGATGATGTTTATGCTATAGGAGACTGTGCAACAGTTTATGACAACTCTATTGGTGGTACAAACTATATCGCTCTTGCAACAAATGCAGTTAGATCAGGAATCGTTGCTGCTCACAATGTTTGTGGAACAAACTTAGAAAGCATAGGAGTACAAGGTTCTAATGGAATTTCAATCTTTGGATTAAATATGGTTTCTACAGGACTTACTTTTGAAAAAGCTGAAAAATTAGGAATTGAAGTTTTAGAAACAACTTTCCATGATTTACAAAAACCTGAATTCATGGAACATAATAATGAAGAAGTATATATCAGAATCGTGTATAGAAAAGATAATAGAAAAATAATTGGAGCTCAAATGGCTTCTAAATATGATATTTCTATGGCTATGCATGTATTCTCATTAGCTATACAAGAAGGAGTAACTATAGATAGATTTAAATTATTAGATATTCTATTCTTACCTCATTTCAATAAACCATATAACTATATTACTATGGCTGCACTAGGTGCAAAATAAAAATATAAATTAATTTAAAATTTTTTAGAGACTATTACAAAAATTAAACTCTTAGTTGAAAAGTAAAAAATAAGTGAGTTACGAATGTAGATTTTAGATAAAAAATCAAATAGAATGAGCCGAGTAAATCTCGACATGTTTGAGCTAACTTGTTAGCGAGTTGGTCGAATTTACAGCGAATTCTTGACTTTTTTATCGTTAAGAAATCTACTCAGTAATGAACTATTTTTTACTTTTGTTTATTTGTAATAGTCTCTTTTTTTATTTATTTTTAATTTCTAGTTTTTATTTTTTTAAATTAATGATAAAATATAGAGAATAAATATTTTCTAAAAAGTAGGTGAATTTTGATGGAAAATAAAAAAATTAATTTAAAAAAAATTTCTGATATGACTTATGAAGTATTAAATTCTCCTTTCTATGTTGATGGTAAAGGTGGACAACTTGGAGATAGAGGAACAATAGCTGAGGCTAACATTGTTGAAGTAAAAGAAAATATTGTTATCTTAGATAAAAATTTAGAAGATGGTGAATACACTTACTCTATTGATGAAAAAAGACAGGAAGATATAAGACAGCAGCATACGGCTCAACATATTTTTTCTGCTGAAGCCTACAATAATTTTGGATTAAACACTGTAGGTTTTAGAATGGCTGAAGAATATACAACTGTAGATTTAGATCAAAAAGATATTTCAAAAGAAACTATAGAGAAGCTAGAAGAGTTAGTAAATAATGATATAAAAGCAGATATCTTAGTTGAAGAAGAAATCTATACAAATGAAGATGCTCATAAAATTGAAAATCTTAGAAAGACTATAAAAGAAAAAATAAAAGGTGATGTAAGATTTATAAAAATTGGAGATGTTGATATCTGTGCTTGTGCAGGTTTTCATGTTGCAAGAACTTCAGAGATAGAAATATTTAAAATTATAAATCATGAAAATATAAAGGGAAATTACACTAGATTTTATTTTTTAGCAGGAGATAGAGCTAAGAATGACTATAATAAAAAACATGATATTATAAAAAAATTAACCAACACTTTCTCATGTAAGGATGATGAAATTTTAGAAATGCTAGATAAAGCTTTAAAAGAAAAGGCTAGTGTAACAGCTGAATTAAAATCTTTAGGAATGAGATATGCAGAGCTTATGGTAAAAGATTTTGAAAATACCTTTATTGACTATAAAAATTTTAAAATTTTAATATATAATGAAGATGAAAATTTAGTAGGAATCTTACCTAAATTTGTAAATTTAGATAAATTTCTATTATTAATTGGATATGATACAAGTTATACTTTAATGTCTAATATTTATGACTGTAAGGAAATCATCATAAATATTGTTAAGAATTTTCCTAATATAAAAGGTGGAGGAGGTAGAAACAAAGGAAATATAAAAATTGATAAAGCATATAGTAGAAATGAACTAATAGAAATAATAAAAAAAGGAATTGATAATAGTAATGAATAATGAAAAAATTAATATTTTAAATCTAACTCAAGAGGAGTTAACAGAATTTTTGGTGTCTTTAGGACTAAAAAAATTCTATGGAAAAGAAGTCTTTATTTGGCTACATAAGAAGATTATCAGAAATTTTGATGATATGACAAACCTATCTTTAAAAGATAGAGAAATCTTAAAAGAAAATGCCTATATACCATTTTTTAATCTTTTGAAGCATCAAGTTTCAAAGTTAGATAAGACTGAAAAATTCCTATTTGAACTTGAAGATAAGGGAACAATAGAAACAGTTCTTTTAAGACATAGAGATTCTAAAAATAAAGAAATCAGAAACACTCTTTGTGTATCATCTCAAGTTGGCTGTCCTGTAAAATGTAGTTTCTGTGCAACAGGACAAGGTGGATATATGAGAAATCTTTCAGTAAGTGAAATTTTAAACCAAGTTTACACTGTTGAAAGAAGACTTAGAAAAAAAGATGAAAGCCTAAATAACTTGGTATTTATGGGTATGGGTGAACCTCTTTTAAATATAGATAATCTTTCTACAGCTTTATCTATAATTTCAAATGAAAATGGAATCAATATTTCAAAAAGAAAGATTACAATTTCAACTTCTGGTGTAGTTCCAGGTATAGAAAAGATTTTGTTGGAAAAAATTCCTATAGAATTAGCAGTTTCTCTACACAGTGCTATAAATGAAAAAAGGGATCAAATCATTCCAATAAATAAAAACTTCCCATTGGAAGACTTATCAGCAGTTTTAGTTGAATATCAAAAACAAACTAAAAGAAGAATTACTTTTGAATATATTTTAATAGATAATTTTAATATTTCAGAAGTTGATGCTAATGCTTTAGCAGATTTTATACATCAATTTGATCATGTGGTAAATTTAATACCATATAATGAAGTTGAAGGAGTAGAACATACAAGACCTTCTATGAAGAAAATTGAAAGATTCTATAACTATCTAAAAAATGTTAGAAAGGTAAATGTGACTTTAAGACAAGAAAAAGGTAGTGATATAGATGGTGCTTGTGGACAACTTAGACAAAGAAATAAAAAAGGGGATAATTAAATAATGAAAAAATTACTTGTTATTTTATTGAAACTTATAGCAGTTTTATTTGTTGTGGGAGCTTTAGGAGTTTTTGCAATAATCATAAAATATAGACTTGAATTACCTAATATTCAAAGTATGGTTGAAGACTATAAACCTCAAATGGCTACTACTATCTATGATAAAAATAATAATGTTGTAGATGTTTTAGAAGTTGACTCAAGAGATGCTGTTAAATTAGAAGATGTTTCTCCTTATGTAAAAGAAGCATTTCTAGCTATTGAGGATAAAAAGTTTTATTCACACCATGGGCTACATTTTAAAGGAATAATAAGAGCTGTACTGACTAACTTTTTAAAAGGTAAAGCTACTCAAGGTGGAAGTTCTATTACTCAACAATTAGCAAAAAATGCCTTCTTAACTCCTGAAAGAACATTTTCAAGAAAAGTAAAAGAAGCTATTTTAACTTATCAAATTGAAAGAACTTATACTAAAGATGAAATTTTAGAAAGATATCTTAATGAAATATACTTTGGTTCAGGTTCTTATGGTATAAAAAATGCAGCTGACCAATATTTTAGAAAAGATCCTAAAGATTTAAACATTGCAGAAGCTGCTTTACTTGCAGGTATACCTAATAGACCTACAAAATATGATCCAAATAAAAGTTTAGAAAATGCTCTTCATAGACAACAAATTATCTTAAAAGAAATGTTTGAAGATGGAAGAATCACAAAAGAAGAATATGAAGAAGCACTAGCATATAAATTTGAGCTTGAAAATGAAGATAATGTAAAAAATGTCCCAAAAAATACTTCTATCATTTACAATAGAAGACCTAAAAAAGAGTATAATAACCCTGAGCTTACAACAATAGTTGAAAACTATTTAGCTGAAATTTTTGATGATGAACAAATTTATACTTCTGGTTTAAAAATATATACAACTATTGATTTAGATTATCAAAAAGTTGCAAGAGATACCTTTAATGCTTATCCATATTTTAAAAACAAAGATATAAATGGGGCTATGGTTACTTTAGATCCTTTCACTGGTGGAATAGTATCTATAGTTGGTGGTAAGAACTTTAAAGCTGGTAACTTTGATAGAGCTACTATGGCTAGAAGACAATTAGGATCATCATTTAAGCCTTTTGTATATCTAAAAGCCTTAGAGGATGGATATGAACCTTATTCTGTTGTAGTTAATGACTTTGTTGCCTATGGAAAATGGGCACCTAAAAACTTTGATGGTAGATACTCATTTAACTCTACTTTAGTAAACTCTTTAAATTTATCACTAAATATTCCAGCTGTTAAACTAATGGATGCTATTACTGTTGAAAGTTTTAAAGAAGATATGACTGATAAAATTAAATTGACTTCTGAAGTTGAAAACTTAACAGCAGCTCTGGGTTCTGTTGATAGTACTCCAGTAAATACAGCTGCAAACTTCTCAATTTTTGTCAATGGTGGATATATAGTAAAA
This genomic interval carries:
- the nox gene encoding H2O-forming NADH oxidase; protein product: MKIVVVGANHAGTACINTMLDNYKGNEVVVFDSNSNISFLGCGMALWIGGQIAGSDGLFYSSKEKLEAKGAKIHMETGVTNIDFDKKIVYATGKDGKKYEESYDKLVLSTGSLPIDLPIIGKELENVQYVKLFQNAQEVIDKLNVNKSIEKVAVVGAGYIGVELAEAFKRWGKEVYLVDAADSCLSTYYDKLFREKMDAQLEGHGIKLEYGQLVKEIQGNGKVEKIITNKGEFPADMVVLCAGFRPNTDLGKDKLELFRNGAYVVDRTQKTSLDDVYAIGDCATVYDNSIGGTNYIALATNAVRSGIVAAHNVCGTNLESIGVQGSNGISIFGLNMVSTGLTFEKAEKLGIEVLETTFHDLQKPEFMEHNNEEVYIRIVYRKDNRKIIGAQMASKYDISMAMHVFSLAIQEGVTIDRFKLLDILFLPHFNKPYNYITMAALGAK
- a CDS encoding alanyl-tRNA editing protein encodes the protein MENKKINLKKISDMTYEVLNSPFYVDGKGGQLGDRGTIAEANIVEVKENIVILDKNLEDGEYTYSIDEKRQEDIRQQHTAQHIFSAEAYNNFGLNTVGFRMAEEYTTVDLDQKDISKETIEKLEELVNNDIKADILVEEEIYTNEDAHKIENLRKTIKEKIKGDVRFIKIGDVDICACAGFHVARTSEIEIFKIINHENIKGNYTRFYFLAGDRAKNDYNKKHDIIKKLTNTFSCKDDEILEMLDKALKEKASVTAELKSLGMRYAELMVKDFENTFIDYKNFKILIYNEDENLVGILPKFVNLDKFLLLIGYDTSYTLMSNIYDCKEIIINIVKNFPNIKGGGGRNKGNIKIDKAYSRNELIEIIKKGIDNSNE
- the rlmN gene encoding 23S rRNA (adenine(2503)-C(2))-methyltransferase RlmN; amino-acid sequence: MNNEKINILNLTQEELTEFLVSLGLKKFYGKEVFIWLHKKIIRNFDDMTNLSLKDREILKENAYIPFFNLLKHQVSKLDKTEKFLFELEDKGTIETVLLRHRDSKNKEIRNTLCVSSQVGCPVKCSFCATGQGGYMRNLSVSEILNQVYTVERRLRKKDESLNNLVFMGMGEPLLNIDNLSTALSIISNENGINISKRKITISTSGVVPGIEKILLEKIPIELAVSLHSAINEKRDQIIPINKNFPLEDLSAVLVEYQKQTKRRITFEYILIDNFNISEVDANALADFIHQFDHVVNLIPYNEVEGVEHTRPSMKKIERFYNYLKNVRKVNVTLRQEKGSDIDGACGQLRQRNKKGDN
- a CDS encoding transglycosylase domain-containing protein; this encodes MKKLLVILLKLIAVLFVVGALGVFAIIIKYRLELPNIQSMVEDYKPQMATTIYDKNNNVVDVLEVDSRDAVKLEDVSPYVKEAFLAIEDKKFYSHHGLHFKGIIRAVLTNFLKGKATQGGSSITQQLAKNAFLTPERTFSRKVKEAILTYQIERTYTKDEILERYLNEIYFGSGSYGIKNAADQYFRKDPKDLNIAEAALLAGIPNRPTKYDPNKSLENALHRQQIILKEMFEDGRITKEEYEEALAYKFELENEDNVKNVPKNTSIIYNRRPKKEYNNPELTTIVENYLAEIFDDEQIYTSGLKIYTTIDLDYQKVARDTFNAYPYFKNKDINGAMVTLDPFTGGIVSIVGGKNFKAGNFDRATMARRQLGSSFKPFVYLKALEDGYEPYSVVVNDFVAYGKWAPKNFDGRYSFNSTLVNSLNLSLNIPAVKLMDAITVESFKEDMTDKIKLTSEVENLTAALGSVDSTPVNTAANFSIFVNGGYIVKPNIIREIRDNQDILIYLAEIEKVKAFDSVDVSVITAMLKSVVSNGTASKARVVDKSGRPIQQGGKTGTTSEHRTAWFVGITPEYVTVCYIGRDDNKPMYGNMTGGSGVAPMWARYYQTLINKGLYTPGKFEFLENYLETGDLVKQNIDIYTGLLDGPNSREMVIRKGRLQVESATKYKNGIASLFGLEASTGGGVYVDPSSDGMIIDSASGEAGGSEGGSSENSGGNNVSPSGHDPNKEKDGDSLTDRLLGD